GCTGACGGGCCGGGACGGACAACGCACCCGGGCGGACTGCCCGGGTGCGGCGGGGGTCAACCCGGCGGGTTCAGGCCGGATGCGCAAGCCCGTCGAGCACTTTGCGCAACAGGGAACTCGACGTGTGCACGGTGTAGGGGAAATAGATCACATCGACCCCGACCGTCGCGAAATCCCGCTCGAGCTTGTCGCCCTTGGGAGTCCCCCGCCAGTCGTCGCCCTTGAAGAGGACGTCGAACCGCACCTGCTGCCAGGTCTCCAATTTGTCGGGCACCGTCTCGACGAACGCCGCGTCC
This portion of the Streptomyces sp. 2114.4 genome encodes:
- a CDS encoding adenylyltransferase/cytidyltransferase family protein produces the protein MTHRVGYAPGVYDLFHVGHLNILRHAKSQCDYLVAGVVSDEMATQAKGKAPVIPLTERLEIVRSVRFVDAAFVETVPDKLETWQQVRFDVLFKGDDWRGTPKGDKLERDFATVGVDVIYFPYTVHTSSSLLRKVLDGLAHPA